A genome region from Patescibacteria group bacterium includes the following:
- a CDS encoding metal-sensing transcriptional repressor → MKHQSLFNRLRRIEGQIRGIEEMTANNKPEQDILIQLEAAKSALAAATVNLIEDIVKVDGESVTIPADQARAILKIVKKS, encoded by the coding sequence ATGAAACACCAATCATTATTCAATCGTCTCCGTCGTATTGAGGGTCAGATTCGTGGTATCGAAGAAATGACCGCCAACAACAAACCAGAACAAGATATCTTGATTCAATTAGAGGCGGCCAAATCTGCACTTGCCGCGGCCACAGTCAATTTGATCGAGGATATCGTCAAAGTCGATGGCGAAAGCGTCACCATCCCGGCCGACCAGGCCAGGGCTATTCTCAAAATCGTCAAAAAAAGTTAA